In Bdellovibrionales bacterium, the following proteins share a genomic window:
- a CDS encoding PP2C family protein-serine/threonine phosphatase codes for MKYFKRIPLRYKLLVLLVTLTSLSLLVYARLALNIFEEDKLAYVFDSSLAHVEAVAKQFRSEVEFDSSKIQFYMKGYQTDLATFHSYTLAIQPSDPFMDGIWTYHLDEGSTSYVLKGESTKPNLNPELKENLFDSSSNLISSALENEIGISAIANRPGYWFLSMRYRQAEQKKPIVVIALFNRGNFLDFFSNPQLEDTFLVSQNNRVLLKPLQPTYPELSNPELEEALQYLSNPENSKSSVHTWKTTKSSSSPPSWLLSAILVGVGDLKIVAFVPKNAALATVRLLAVKSTLFLILLIAFAAIVSVIAAHQLTGSLKRLFEATRKVATGNFDIEVPVESEDEVGGLTRGFNHMTQEIKRLLINTAEKSRMESELLTARTVQATLFPNPKFSSNAISIEGYYEPASECGGDWWYYTRIGSITYLLIGDATGHGVPAALVTSAARSAARIFEELPEQSVDHLMSLLNKAINGTSGGQVNMTFFLASFDEKTGTLQYSNASHDPPFLIRPKVGEKLRQNDVIPLMNAAGKRLGESPDSVYTVAQEKLNPGDKLVFYTDGVTELRNPAGELWGERKFIRTILKTLNSEDSSLDAAMKNLHLSILEHRQDALLNDDITYFMLHYSRVG; via the coding sequence ATGAAATATTTCAAGCGAATACCTCTTCGTTATAAATTGCTTGTGTTGCTGGTAACGCTGACTTCCTTGTCTCTTCTTGTCTATGCTCGACTGGCTTTAAATATTTTTGAAGAGGACAAGCTTGCCTACGTGTTCGACTCCAGTCTCGCTCACGTGGAGGCTGTTGCTAAGCAATTCCGATCTGAAGTCGAATTTGACTCGTCCAAAATCCAATTCTATATGAAAGGGTACCAGACTGATCTGGCAACATTCCACTCGTACACTCTTGCCATTCAACCCTCCGATCCCTTTATGGACGGAATCTGGACGTATCACCTAGACGAAGGTTCGACCTCATACGTTCTTAAGGGAGAAAGCACAAAACCAAATCTGAACCCCGAATTGAAGGAGAACCTATTTGATTCCAGTTCAAATCTCATATCTTCCGCACTTGAAAATGAAATTGGAATTTCAGCAATCGCAAATCGCCCGGGCTATTGGTTTTTGTCCATGAGGTACAGGCAAGCGGAACAAAAAAAGCCAATTGTTGTCATTGCTCTTTTTAATAGGGGCAACTTTTTAGATTTCTTTTCAAATCCACAGCTGGAGGACACCTTTCTTGTAAGCCAAAACAACAGAGTCTTATTAAAGCCGCTACAACCAACCTATCCCGAGCTTTCAAATCCCGAACTTGAAGAAGCTTTGCAGTATCTTTCCAATCCCGAGAATTCAAAATCATCCGTCCATACATGGAAAACAACAAAAAGTTCGTCATCACCACCCTCGTGGCTTTTATCGGCAATTTTGGTCGGAGTTGGTGATCTTAAAATTGTGGCCTTTGTTCCAAAGAATGCGGCCTTGGCAACCGTTAGATTGCTGGCCGTTAAATCAACTCTCTTTCTTATTCTTCTTATTGCCTTCGCCGCAATTGTCAGCGTTATCGCAGCTCACCAACTCACCGGCTCGCTAAAACGACTCTTTGAAGCGACGCGAAAGGTGGCTACAGGAAACTTTGACATTGAAGTCCCCGTCGAATCAGAAGATGAGGTCGGAGGTCTCACCCGAGGGTTCAATCATATGACTCAAGAAATCAAGCGCCTCCTCATTAACACTGCTGAAAAATCACGAATGGAATCCGAACTTCTCACGGCAAGAACTGTTCAAGCGACTCTGTTCCCGAATCCAAAATTTTCGTCAAACGCAATATCAATCGAAGGCTACTACGAACCCGCAAGTGAATGCGGAGGTGATTGGTGGTACTACACCAGAATTGGCTCAATCACTTACCTCTTGATTGGCGATGCGACGGGACATGGCGTTCCAGCTGCCCTCGTCACTTCAGCTGCCCGCAGTGCAGCTCGAATATTTGAGGAACTTCCAGAACAATCCGTTGATCATCTGATGTCTTTGTTGAATAAGGCCATCAACGGGACCTCGGGCGGGCAGGTCAACATGACTTTTTTTCTGGCCTCTTTCGACGAAAAAACAGGCACACTTCAATATTCCAATGCCTCTCACGACCCCCCATTTTTGATCCGGCCAAAGGTGGGCGAAAAGCTGCGACAAAACGATGTAATTCCCTTGATGAACGCGGCCGGCAAACGTTTGGGCGAGTCACCAGATTCGGTATACACCGTTGCTCAAGAAAAACTGAATCCGGGAGATAAACTTGTCTTCTATACGGATGGGGTCACCGAACTTAGAAATCCAGCGGGCGAACTTTGGGGTGAGCGAAAGTTTATTCGCACTATTCTTAAAACTCTCAACAGCGAGGACAGTTCTCTCGATGCAGCGATGAAGAATCTCCACCTCAGCATCCTTGAACATCGCCAAGATGCACTTCTGAATGACGACATCACCTATTTCATGTTGCATTATAGTCGAGTTGGTTGA